GTGACGCAGGCTCTCGCCTTTCGGCAATTGGCTGCGGGCACGCGCGACGGCGTCCTCGATGCTGCTGTCGATCTGTTCCTGAACTGCGTCGTCGCTTGCCCAACCACCGGCCATGCTCATCCTCCTCGCATTCACCGGACAGATATGCGCCCGGGAAATGCGAAGTGCAAGTGCTGCCGGTCGTTACTCGCGGACTTCCATGAACTCCGTGGCCCAGCGGATGTAATCCTCGGGCATGGTGTACTTGTGCGTCAGTTCGGTGGCGTTGAGGTCGCACGGCTGCGCGCCGCGCTGCTCGCGCAGGCAGTCGTAGGTGGCCTTGATCGCGGCGAAGTAGGCGGCGTGGCCGTTGACCACGATGCGCACGCCCAGGCGGGCCAGACGCTGGTTGTCGCGCAGTTCGGGGTTGCCATAGGTGACCAGCATCAGCGGCACCCTGAGGCCCGAGGCGATCTGCTCCAGGTGAGCGAAGTCCCTGACCCCGACCAGGCAGATGCCGTCTGCGCCAGCCGCCTCGTAGGCGCGGGTACGGCGGATCACTTCGTCCACTTCCAGTACGCCGGCATGGGTACGGGCGATGATCGCCAGTTCCGGATCGACGCGCGCTTCCAGCGCGGCGAGGATCTTGCCGACGCCTTCTTCGATGGAAATCAGGTCGGTGGACTTGCGCCCGAACTGGGCCGGCAGCAGGGTGTCCTCGATGGTCAGCGCGGCGACGCCGGCGCGTTCCAGCTCTACCACGGTGCGCATCACGTTGAGCGCGTTGCCGTAGCCGTGGTCGGCGTCGGCAATCACCGGCAGGCGCGCGACGCGGCCGATGCGCGCGGCCTGCTCGACGAATTCGCTGAGGGTGATCAGGGCGAAGTCCGGCGCGCCGAGCACCTGCAGAGAGGCGACGGAGCCACCGAGGATGCCGACCTCGAAGTCGAGATCCGCAGCAATCCGGGCGGACATGGGATCGAAGACCGAAGCGGTGTGATAGCAGCGGTCGGAAGCCAGCAGGGCACGAAAGGCGCTGCGTAGCTCATGGTGGGATGCACGTTGCAGGATGGGCATGGGGCGTATTCCAAAGTCGGTTGAATCGCTTTTTTCTCTTTTTAGTAGGGCGTAGACGCGGCGAATGCTAGCGCAAGGCACTTGCTGCCAGCTTTCAAACGGCTCGCCTGGCGAATGACCAGCAATTTACCGGCCAGCCAGCTCCGCCGGCAGTGTCGGGAAGAAGCCACCGCCGGTCAGCAGGCCGTAAGCCATCCAGATGGCAACGGCCAGATAGAACAGCCGCGGCGCCCAGCTCGCCAGCATCTGCTGGCTCGCAGCCAGCTGCTGCGCCTGCAGGCGGGCGAAACGCAGCAGTGCCTTGCCCGGGCGCCCGGTCGCTTCGCCGGTATTGAGCACACCGATGAGCATGGCCTTGCCGGGAAAACTCAGGCCGTCGAAGGCGCGCGCCAGCGACTGCCCGGCAGCGACTCGCGGCGCCAGGCTGGCGAAATCCCGCCGCAGCCGTGGATTGCCCATCGCGCTGCTGGCACGTGGCAGGGCATCGAGTACCGGCATGCCGGCCTCAAGCAGCAGCCCGAGGCTGTCACAGTAGTTTCGCAGGTCAGCGCGACGCTGCAGACTCCCCAACACCGGCAAGGCCAGCAGCAGATCGTCGAGCTGACCCGGCCTTTCGGTTCGGCGCTGCTGCCAGCGACGCCACAGTGCCCGCACGCCAAACAGCAACGCACAGAGTGCCAGCACAGGCAGCAGCACGGCTGCCAGATAACCCGCGACACTCAGGCTTCCACCGACCAGGGCGGGCAAGGGTTTGACCGTCAGCGCCAGCACCAGCACGCCTGCGGGCAGCAATAGGCGGGAGACGAGATCAGCGGCATGGCGCGCCTGCTCGTCGTAGCGCTGCGCCAGTTGCTCGTGGATATGTACCAGCGCACCGGCCTCCTGCGCAGCCCGCACCAGGCTGCTTTCCAGTGGCGTGAATACGCCACTCAGCTGGCCGGAACTCGCCAGGTCGCGTCCGTTCCCCACCATCTGCCGCAAGCGCTTCACGGCAGCCTCATGGCGCGCGCCAAGATTCAGGCTGGCCAGTGCCCGATCGATGGGTACCCCCGCCCGTTCCATCGCCGCCAGGTGAGCGAACAACCCGGCGCGGCTACGCAGATCGAGAGTGACAAAGGGACGCGACATGATCAGGCTCGGTGAAGTGCAGCGCTCAGGTTAACCAGTCGCCGTGCGGGTCGCTATGGCTGTTCCAGCGGTGGCATCGACGCGTGCGGCAGCCAGCGTCCGAGAATGGCCTCGAGGCTGCCGTCCTCGTGCATCTGCTGCAATGCACGCTGCCAGCGCACCACGCGGACCACCGAGGTCTGCGGGGAAAAGGCGATGTAATAGGCCGAGCGCATGAACGGCACGTGCGCGGTAACGTCCTGCGGCTTGAGGTCGACGACAGCCAGTTCGCCAGCCAGGGTCAGGTCCTCGGTGGCGATCAGGTTGACCCGGCCGTGCTTGAGCAGGGTCATCATCTGTCTCGGCCCGGAGACCCCGTAGAGGTTGGTGAAGCCCCTGGAACCGAGAACCTCGAAGGTATACCACTGCTTGGGCAGCGCCAGAGGCCCACTGGCGGCCGCCTGCGGCAAGCTGTCGATGACCAGCCCGCGTGATTTCAGCGAGTAGAAGCTGGTGGTGCCAACCACGATGGGGCCGACCCAGTGGAATCTGCCCTCGCGCTCGGGGATACGCACGGTAGAGAACAGACCGATGTCCGCGTCCTGCTGGGCCAGGTGAAAGGCGCGCGTCCAGGGCACCAGCTCGATCCTGCCACGGTCGCCGGTGCGCGCCAGCAGGGCTCTGACCACTTCGACCGAGAAGCCGCTGGGCTCACCGTCGCGCATGAAACTCATCGGCGGTGAATCTTCGGTGAGCAGGCGCAGCCGGGTCTCTGCCGACGCACAGGGCGCCACCAGCAGCAGAACACACAGCCATCGATGCAAGAAGCGCTTGCCCATCAACCCTCCCTCCGGCCTGCAGACTAGCAAGCCAAGATGCACGATGCAGCAGCTTCGCTCCTAACGGAGCAAATCGGCCAGCATGCTCTCGTCGGCCTCCGGAAACCAGTGTCGATGGATCCGGCCCAGGCCACCGTCGTGGCGCATATCCTCAAGCGCCCGTTGCCAACGGGCGACAAGAGCGGCATCGGTGTGCAGTGAAAAAGCAATGTAGGAGTCGCTGGGCATCAGGTCGAACTGCGCCTGCAGCTGCCCGGGATGCATGCCCTGCTCGGCGAGCAGGGCATCGAGAGTGAGGTTGTTGACCAGCAGCAGCCGCACCCGGCCGTGGCGGAACATGCGCAGCATGTCCCGCGGGGTCGACACGCCATAGAGGTTCTCCAGCTTCTGCTGGCGCAGGATTTCGTAGCTGTACCATTGACTGGGCACGGCTAGAGTACCGAGTTGCCTGACATCGTCGAGGCTGGCGACCCGCAACCCGGCATCCTTGCGCGTATAGAACCGCGTATAGCCTCGCGCAATCGGCCCTACCCACTGAAACTGTGCTTCACGCTGCGCCGTGCGCACGGTGGAAAACAGCGCGCTGTCGGCCTGGTGGCGAACCTGATGGTAGCCGCGAGTCCAGGGCACCAGTTCGATGTGCGCCGTTTCGCCGGTCCGGCGGATCAGCTCTTCGACCACGGCCACCGCCATGCCGCTCGGCTTGCCGTCCTGCAGATAGCTCAGTGGCCGATGGTCTTCGGTATACAGCCGCAATTCGGCAGCCGACAGATGTGCACCAAGGCTGCAAATCAGCAGCAGAACTGCAACCAGGCACTTCAGATTCATCACGTCTACCGTCAAAGGCCCGCCCTACAGCGAATTCAGGGCTCCGGGATCATAAACGCCTGCGCGTTCATCACCAAGGTCGCACAGATGCGGGCACATCTGCCCGTGCCTGCGGTCGGCCAGAGGACGATCCCGACAGGTCCGACGTCACCACCTCGCTACCACCCGGGCAGTGCCTTTGCGCCGTGCGGTGGCTGTCGGCAAGCTGTCGGCTCATACTTTTTCATATCCAAAACCGACGGTCGGACTAGCTCTGACGCCTCGGGCAGGCGATCATCGGGCATCCTACGCAATCGTCCAGTTACCATGACCGCCACTACTGACAGCCGTACCCCGACCCACAAGCCCCGCCCACTGATCGATCTGGCCATCAGCATCCTGATTCCCTCGTTCATCCTGATGAAGCTCAGTGGCGAGCACCGCCTCGGCGCAGATGGCGCGCTGCTGCTGGCCCTGGCATTTCCCCTGGGCTGGGGCGCGTTCGAGCTGATCAAGTACCGCAAGTTCAACTTCATCGCCCTGCTCGGTCTGATCAGCGTGGCGCTGACCGGCGGTATCGGCCTGCTCAAGCTCGATACCCAGTGGCTGGCCGTCAAGGAAGCCTTGATTCCGGGACTGATCGGCATTGCCGTGCTGGTCTCGACGCGCACCCGCTACCCGCTGATCCGCACCCTGCTGTTCAACAGGAGCGTGCTCAACGTCGACAAGATCCATGATCGTCTGGAACAGGGCGGCCATGTCGAACACTTCGAAACACGCCTGATGCGCGCGACCTACTGGCTCAGCGGCACCTTCTTCTTCTCCTCGTTCATGAACTACGTGCTGGCCAAGTGGATCGTGGTCAGCCCGGCAGGCACCGAGGCGTTCAACGACGAACTGGGGCGCATGACCCTGCTCAGCTACCCGATGATCGCCATTCCCTCGATGATCATGCTGATGGCCATCTTCTACTACCTGTGGAAGACCATTCACGGCCTGACAGGGCTGAGTCTGGAAGAGATCATGGCCCACAACGGCCAGGAGCCGCAGAGCTGAGTCGCGCCGACCTTCGGGTCGGCAGCGCCTGGCATGTTCGGTCTCTCCGCCTATCCGGCCCTGTTTCTTTCCGCCTTCGGCGCGGCGACATTATTGCCACTGCAGTCCGAGGCCTTGCTGGTCGCGCTGCTGCTGGCCGGTCAGCATGCGCTCTGGGCTCTGTTGCTGATGGCGACGCTGGGCAACGTATTGGGCTCATGGCTCAACTGGCTGCTGGGACGCTCGATCGAGCACTACCGCGAGCGGCGCTGGTTTCCCGTCACCCCGGCCCGGCTAGAGCAGGCGCAGGGCTGGTATGCCCGCTACGGTCGCTGGTCGCTGCTGCTCAGCTGGATGCCGGTGATCGGCGACCCATTGACCTTGGTCGCCGGGGTGATGCGTGAGCGACTGTGGATATTCCTGCTTATCGTGACCCTGGCCAAGGCCGGCCGCTATGTGGTGCTGGCGGCGCTCACCCTGGCCTGGATATGAACGTATCGGGAAAACATCTGACACAACTACTGAGGGCGCCTGCGTGTATGCCGGTTGAGTACTGACGGCGGCTCCCTGATACTGCGCACCGCACCGCACCGCGCGGGCGCAATCTGCCGCGGTCGTTGCGAATGGCCGGCAAGCCGGTGAACAACCGCCTCGACAGAGGCATGCGACCCCACCATCCCGGGGTCTGGTGAACGAGGAATTATGGTGTCTGTCGTAGAAGCCAAACCCAAACTGAAGCGCAGCGACCTGATCTGGACGCTGATCGGCCTCGGTGCCGTGGTTCTGTCTGGCTTCCTGCTCTATCGCGAACTGCGCACCATCTCCCTCGAAGAGATCAAGGGCAGCCTCGAGGCGATATCCCACATGAACTGGATGTTCGCCGGCGCGGCCACGCTCGGT
The sequence above is drawn from the Pseudomonas sp. Z8(2022) genome and encodes:
- a CDS encoding type II secretion system F family protein, coding for MSRPFVTLDLRSRAGLFAHLAAMERAGVPIDRALASLNLGARHEAAVKRLRQMVGNGRDLASSGQLSGVFTPLESSLVRAAQEAGALVHIHEQLAQRYDEQARHAADLVSRLLLPAGVLVLALTVKPLPALVGGSLSVAGYLAAVLLPVLALCALLFGVRALWRRWQQRRTERPGQLDDLLLALPVLGSLQRRADLRNYCDSLGLLLEAGMPVLDALPRASSAMGNPRLRRDFASLAPRVAAGQSLARAFDGLSFPGKAMLIGVLNTGEATGRPGKALLRFARLQAQQLAASQQMLASWAPRLFYLAVAIWMAYGLLTGGGFFPTLPAELAGR
- a CDS encoding isocitrate lyase/PEP mutase family protein; amino-acid sequence: MQRASHHELRSAFRALLASDRCYHTASVFDPMSARIAADLDFEVGILGGSVASLQVLGAPDFALITLSEFVEQAARIGRVARLPVIADADHGYGNALNVMRTVVELERAGVAALTIEDTLLPAQFGRKSTDLISIEEGVGKILAALEARVDPELAIIARTHAGVLEVDEVIRRTRAYEAAGADGICLVGVRDFAHLEQIASGLRVPLMLVTYGNPELRDNQRLARLGVRIVVNGHAAYFAAIKATYDCLREQRGAQPCDLNATELTHKYTMPEDYIRWATEFMEVRE
- a CDS encoding substrate-binding periplasmic protein, whose protein sequence is MNLKCLVAVLLLICSLGAHLSAAELRLYTEDHRPLSYLQDGKPSGMAVAVVEELIRRTGETAHIELVPWTRGYHQVRHQADSALFSTVRTAQREAQFQWVGPIARGYTRFYTRKDAGLRVASLDDVRQLGTLAVPSQWYSYEILRQQKLENLYGVSTPRDMLRMFRHGRVRLLLVNNLTLDALLAEQGMHPGQLQAQFDLMPSDSYIAFSLHTDAALVARWQRALEDMRHDGGLGRIHRHWFPEADESMLADLLR
- a CDS encoding VC0807 family protein, encoding MTATTDSRTPTHKPRPLIDLAISILIPSFILMKLSGEHRLGADGALLLALAFPLGWGAFELIKYRKFNFIALLGLISVALTGGIGLLKLDTQWLAVKEALIPGLIGIAVLVSTRTRYPLIRTLLFNRSVLNVDKIHDRLEQGGHVEHFETRLMRATYWLSGTFFFSSFMNYVLAKWIVVSPAGTEAFNDELGRMTLLSYPMIAIPSMIMLMAIFYYLWKTIHGLTGLSLEEIMAHNGQEPQS
- a CDS encoding YqaA family protein — its product is MFGLSAYPALFLSAFGAATLLPLQSEALLVALLLAGQHALWALLLMATLGNVLGSWLNWLLGRSIEHYRERRWFPVTPARLEQAQGWYARYGRWSLLLSWMPVIGDPLTLVAGVMRERLWIFLLIVTLAKAGRYVVLAALTLAWI
- a CDS encoding substrate-binding periplasmic protein; this encodes MGKRFLHRWLCVLLLVAPCASAETRLRLLTEDSPPMSFMRDGEPSGFSVEVVRALLARTGDRGRIELVPWTRAFHLAQQDADIGLFSTVRIPEREGRFHWVGPIVVGTTSFYSLKSRGLVIDSLPQAAASGPLALPKQWYTFEVLGSRGFTNLYGVSGPRQMMTLLKHGRVNLIATEDLTLAGELAVVDLKPQDVTAHVPFMRSAYYIAFSPQTSVVRVVRWQRALQQMHEDGSLEAILGRWLPHASMPPLEQP